The Antarcticibacterium sp. 1MA-6-2 genome has a window encoding:
- a CDS encoding OsmC family protein produces the protein MTSRVVYKGDLRTECEHLQSGNTFITDAPVDNQGKGEAFSPTDTVATALASCMLTIMGIKARDLGINIEDTSARVTKHMAADPRRISKIEIEFTFTKELELKHRAILENAAKTCPVIYSLHPDIEKLISFNY, from the coding sequence ATGACATCAAGAGTAGTATATAAAGGAGATTTGCGTACGGAATGTGAGCATCTTCAAAGCGGCAATACATTTATTACAGATGCTCCTGTGGACAATCAGGGAAAAGGGGAGGCCTTTTCACCTACCGATACGGTTGCTACTGCACTCGCCTCCTGTATGTTGACTATTATGGGAATTAAAGCGAGAGATCTGGGTATAAATATTGAAGATACTTCTGCCCGGGTGACCAAACATATGGCGGCAGATCCAAGGAGAATTTCTAAAATTGAAATTGAATTTACTTTTACTAAGGAACTCGAACTTAAACACCGGGCTATTCTGGAAAATGCGGCAAAAACCTGTCCGGTAATTTATAGTCTTCACCCCGATATTGAGAAACTTATCAGCTTTAATTACTGA
- a CDS encoding DUF922 domain-containing protein, whose amino-acid sequence MPSSKSDYLLSHEQLHFDITELHARKLRKHLSHLSIDQLSKKPKEVLNSFYTKVEKERAAMQLQYDRETKHSLNKEAEAKWQLFVKEELQKLEDYQE is encoded by the coding sequence ATGCCCTCTTCAAAAAGTGATTATTTACTAAGCCACGAACAGCTGCACTTTGATATTACAGAGCTCCACGCACGCAAACTTCGCAAACATCTTTCCCATCTTTCTATTGATCAATTGAGTAAAAAGCCAAAGGAGGTATTGAATTCTTTTTATACTAAAGTTGAAAAAGAGAGAGCAGCTATGCAGTTGCAATACGACAGGGAGACTAAGCACAGTTTAAACAAAGAGGCGGAAGCTAAGTGGCAGCTGTTTGTGAAGGAGGAGTTACAGAAGTTAGAGGATTACCAGGAATAA
- a CDS encoding pyridoxamine 5'-phosphate oxidase family protein, with translation MINDLFSETWKELKCGIEDSGHPFKVCALASLEESGKIKQRMLRLRKITHNDTFLFYTDARSFKVQQLKLNPYGSVIFYHPLLQLQVSICGKVVVHEQDEIYEDHKLEIEGRSVQDYNTKSPPGKKIKNPIDVTRTRELHFSVIELIPEQIDYLKLRAEPNRLRATFTKTEEGWDKTFLVP, from the coding sequence ATGATTAATGATCTTTTTTCTGAAACCTGGAAAGAATTAAAGTGCGGTATTGAAGATTCTGGCCATCCATTTAAAGTTTGTGCTTTAGCCAGTTTGGAAGAATCGGGGAAAATCAAGCAGCGCATGTTAAGGCTTAGAAAAATTACCCATAATGATACCTTTCTTTTTTATACTGATGCACGTTCTTTTAAAGTGCAACAGTTAAAACTTAACCCTTATGGAAGTGTAATTTTTTATCACCCACTTTTACAGCTTCAGGTCTCCATCTGCGGAAAAGTGGTAGTACACGAGCAGGATGAAATTTATGAAGATCACAAACTTGAAATAGAAGGAAGATCTGTTCAGGATTACAATACAAAATCTCCTCCAGGTAAAAAAATTAAAAATCCCATTGATGTGACCAGAACCAGAGAGTTGCATTTTTCAGTCATCGAATTAATCCCGGAGCAGATAGATTACTTAAAATTACGCGCAGAACCTAACAGACTTCGAGCTACTTTCACAAAAACAGAAGAGGGATGGGATAAAACCTTTCTCGTTCCTTGA
- the yidC gene encoding membrane protein insertase YidC, producing the protein MTHGRKKFDVQSLIGFFLIGGILIWMLYNNSFENQPVEAEKENTELVQETAVPLNTENLPATTSDSTQIAQAQKELGAFGYSAGLPSATENTTTISNDVLELKIDNKGGYISEARLIEFKTFDSIPVYLIKDGNASFNINFTTTDGRVLDTENLYFEPTVSQNGENQVLSMKLKVSENEFLEYRYVLKPGEYMLDFSIRSQGLNRVFNNNQDISLDWKLKGYRHAKSISYENRYTELIYEYGDGSDDYLGQGDLADDEEEDISYVAFKQHFFTSILLTDTPFERGAFESRNLVQDEDVDTLYTKEFAAHLPLSLNGGELNYNMNWYYGPTDYKILNDYDRNLDEIVPLGWGIFGWINQYIFIPFFSFLNSFLPSYGIAIIVMTIVVRIVLSPVTYKSYLSQAKMKVLRPEINELNEKYKDNPMKKQQETMKLYSKAGASPMSGCLPALMQIPVFYALFQFFPSAFQLRQKGFLWADDLSSYDTIAQLPFKIPFYGDHVSLFPILASIAIFIYMMMTTGQTMQQNQQPGMPNMKFIMYLSPLLMLFFFNNYASGLSLYYFTSNLITIGIMLVIKYAIIDEDKIHAKIQENKKKPRKQGKFARKMQEMMEQAEQQQKKNKK; encoded by the coding sequence ATTACACATGGAAGAAAAAAATTTGACGTACAATCCCTCATCGGGTTTTTCCTTATTGGAGGAATTTTAATCTGGATGTTGTACAACAATTCCTTTGAAAATCAACCCGTTGAAGCTGAAAAGGAGAATACAGAACTCGTTCAGGAAACAGCAGTTCCTTTAAACACTGAGAATTTACCTGCAACTACTTCAGATTCTACCCAAATTGCACAAGCACAAAAAGAGCTGGGGGCTTTTGGATATTCAGCAGGACTACCTTCGGCAACTGAAAATACCACCACTATTTCAAATGATGTTCTTGAATTAAAGATTGATAACAAAGGTGGTTATATCTCAGAAGCAAGGCTTATTGAATTTAAAACTTTTGACTCTATCCCGGTTTATCTCATAAAAGATGGCAACGCTTCTTTTAATATTAACTTCACTACAACTGACGGAAGAGTTTTAGATACTGAAAACCTTTATTTTGAACCAACGGTTTCTCAAAACGGAGAAAATCAGGTGCTTTCCATGAAACTGAAAGTTTCTGAAAATGAGTTTTTGGAATATCGGTATGTACTGAAACCGGGCGAATATATGTTAGATTTCAGTATTCGTTCTCAGGGACTTAACCGCGTGTTTAATAATAACCAGGATATTAGCCTCGACTGGAAACTGAAGGGTTATCGCCATGCGAAAAGTATCTCCTACGAGAATCGATATACAGAACTCATTTATGAATACGGTGATGGAAGTGATGATTACCTCGGGCAGGGAGACTTAGCCGATGACGAAGAAGAAGATATTTCTTATGTTGCTTTTAAACAGCACTTTTTTACTTCTATTCTATTAACAGATACACCTTTTGAAAGAGGAGCTTTTGAATCCAGGAACCTGGTTCAGGATGAGGATGTTGACACCCTGTACACTAAAGAATTTGCAGCTCACCTGCCACTTTCTTTAAATGGAGGAGAGTTAAATTATAATATGAACTGGTATTATGGTCCAACGGATTATAAAATCTTAAATGATTACGACCGTAACCTTGACGAAATTGTTCCTCTTGGTTGGGGGATATTTGGATGGATCAATCAATATATTTTTATTCCATTCTTTAGTTTCTTAAACAGCTTCCTTCCCAGTTATGGAATTGCGATCATTGTAATGACTATTGTGGTTAGAATTGTGTTGTCACCTGTGACCTACAAATCTTACCTGTCACAGGCAAAGATGAAAGTTCTTAGACCTGAGATCAATGAGCTTAACGAAAAGTATAAGGACAACCCAATGAAAAAGCAGCAGGAAACAATGAAGCTGTACAGTAAAGCCGGGGCCAGTCCTATGAGTGGGTGTCTACCTGCTTTAATGCAAATTCCTGTGTTCTATGCTCTCTTTCAATTTTTCCCGAGTGCTTTCCAGTTAAGACAAAAAGGATTTTTATGGGCAGATGATCTCTCAAGTTATGATACTATTGCACAACTTCCTTTTAAAATTCCATTTTACGGGGACCACGTGAGTTTATTCCCAATTCTTGCTTCCATAGCAATCTTCATTTATATGATGATGACTACAGGACAAACTATGCAGCAAAATCAGCAGCCGGGAATGCCTAACATGAAATTTATAATGTACCTATCTCCTCTTCTTATGTTATTCTTCTTTAATAACTATGCGAGTGGTCTTTCCCTGTACTACTTTACGTCTAACCTAATTACAATTGGAATTATGTTGGTCATAAAATATGCAATTATAGATGAGGACAAAATTCACGCTAAGATCCAGGAGAACAAGAAAAAGCCCCGAAAGCAAGGGAAGTTCGCCAGAAAGATGCAGGAAATGATGGAGCAGGCAGAACAACAACAAAAGAAGAACAAAAAGTAA
- a CDS encoding NAD(P)/FAD-dependent oxidoreductase, with product MKYQYQLQVSPEAAAREDLLRKEVSKHSGISVSEMAHVEVLKRSIDARQKAVKVNLKVEVFVGEDFQKTVFNLPDYPNVSNKEEIFIIGAGPAGLFAALRCIEAGIKPIIIERGKDVRSRRRDLKALNIEHIVNGDSNYCFGEGGAGTYSDGKLYTRSKKRGDVQRILNLLVAFGATNQILVDAHPHIGTNKLPAIITQIREIIIERGGEVRFETRVTDILLSGNNISGIRTHKGETFSAKKVILATGHSARDIFELLQEKGIEIEAKPFALGVRVEHPQQLIDKIQYKCDDRGEFLPPSPYSIVKQINGRGMYSFCMCPGGIIAPCATSPGEVVTNGWSPSKRDQPTANSGIVVELRMNDFRNNGNSPLSGMFFQKEIEQRAWEMGGKTQRVPAQRLVDFVEGKISLDLPQTSYTPGVTSADLKEVFPAFIHQTLKAGFKEFGKTMKGYLTNDAVIHAPESRTSSPVRIPRNPATLEHIRIKGLFPCGEGAGYAGGIVSAAIDGEKCAEACIGILDQQ from the coding sequence ATGAAGTATCAATATCAACTACAGGTTTCCCCTGAAGCTGCGGCACGGGAAGACTTACTGCGGAAGGAAGTTTCAAAACATTCAGGAATCTCTGTTTCAGAAATGGCTCACGTAGAAGTTTTAAAACGTTCTATTGATGCCCGCCAAAAAGCTGTAAAGGTGAACCTGAAGGTTGAGGTGTTCGTGGGAGAAGACTTTCAAAAAACGGTTTTCAATTTACCGGACTATCCTAATGTTTCAAATAAAGAAGAAATTTTTATAATTGGGGCAGGCCCTGCAGGTTTGTTTGCCGCTCTACGTTGTATTGAAGCAGGAATTAAACCAATTATTATAGAAAGAGGTAAAGATGTGAGAAGCCGCAGGAGAGATCTCAAAGCTTTAAATATTGAACATATCGTAAACGGAGACTCTAATTACTGCTTTGGAGAAGGCGGGGCAGGTACCTATAGTGACGGGAAATTATATACCAGATCTAAAAAGAGAGGTGACGTGCAGCGTATTCTCAATTTATTAGTCGCATTTGGGGCAACAAATCAAATACTTGTAGATGCTCATCCTCATATTGGTACCAATAAACTTCCCGCGATCATAACCCAAATTCGCGAAATAATTATAGAAAGGGGAGGGGAAGTTAGGTTCGAAACCCGGGTCACAGATATTCTGCTAAGTGGTAATAATATTAGTGGAATTCGCACTCATAAAGGAGAAACGTTTTCTGCAAAAAAAGTAATTCTAGCTACAGGCCATTCTGCAAGAGATATTTTTGAACTTCTGCAGGAAAAAGGAATAGAAATAGAGGCTAAACCTTTTGCTCTGGGAGTACGGGTAGAACATCCACAACAATTAATAGATAAAATCCAGTATAAATGTGATGACCGCGGGGAATTTTTACCCCCTTCACCCTATAGTATAGTAAAGCAAATTAATGGCAGGGGGATGTATTCTTTTTGTATGTGTCCCGGGGGGATCATTGCTCCCTGTGCCACAAGTCCTGGGGAAGTTGTTACAAATGGATGGTCTCCAAGTAAGCGTGATCAGCCAACAGCAAATTCAGGAATTGTTGTGGAACTCAGGATGAACGATTTTAGAAACAATGGAAATTCTCCACTTTCCGGAATGTTTTTTCAGAAAGAGATTGAGCAAAGAGCCTGGGAAATGGGAGGGAAAACCCAAAGAGTACCTGCGCAGCGCCTGGTAGATTTTGTAGAAGGGAAAATATCTTTGGATCTACCGCAAACTTCCTATACCCCCGGAGTTACTTCCGCAGATTTAAAAGAAGTATTTCCCGCCTTTATTCATCAAACTCTAAAAGCGGGTTTTAAGGAATTTGGTAAAACAATGAAAGGTTATCTTACCAATGATGCTGTTATTCACGCTCCCGAATCCCGAACTTCCTCTCCTGTTAGGATTCCCCGTAATCCTGCAACCCTGGAACACATTAGGATCAAAGGCTTGTTTCCCTGTGGGGAAGGAGCGGGTTATGCAGGTGGAATTGTTTCTGCAGCAATTGATGGGGAAAAGTGTGCAGAAGCCTGTATAGGTATACTTGATCAACAGTGA
- a CDS encoding fasciclin domain-containing protein, giving the protein MLFQSYLKRTALIAFLSFGLFACNSDDEAGDVVEPSNSIVDFVESNPDYSSLNAALEAADLKSTLSGSTDYTVFAPNNAAFNAFLSANGFSGLSAVPVDVLTQILLNHVQQGSIYAADLSTGYIMSMATGEASDENLSMYVNTEDGVVINGTSTVTTADIEVDNGVIHAVNSVIGLPDITTFATADPNFEILVAALTREESFDFVSTLQMQDAPAPFTVFAPTNEAFVDLLEELEVGSLDDIPTNVLASALSYHVVTGANVRSANIMDGMEVTTFESGMFTINTGDPVTITDENDRMANIVAVDVQATNGVIHVIDTVLLPAME; this is encoded by the coding sequence ATGCTATTTCAATCTTATTTAAAACGAACAGCTTTAATAGCTTTTCTAAGTTTTGGTCTCTTTGCGTGCAACAGTGATGATGAAGCAGGAGATGTCGTAGAACCTTCTAACAGTATTGTAGATTTCGTAGAATCCAATCCTGATTATTCAAGCTTAAATGCCGCCCTGGAAGCTGCAGATCTAAAATCTACACTTTCCGGTAGTACTGATTACACAGTTTTCGCCCCTAACAATGCTGCTTTTAATGCTTTTTTATCGGCTAATGGATTTTCAGGGCTTAGTGCAGTTCCCGTAGATGTATTGACTCAAATTCTTTTAAATCACGTACAGCAAGGTTCAATATACGCTGCAGACCTTTCAACAGGTTACATTATGAGTATGGCAACAGGTGAAGCATCTGACGAAAATCTGAGCATGTATGTTAATACAGAAGATGGCGTTGTGATCAATGGGACTTCTACTGTTACTACTGCAGATATAGAGGTGGATAATGGGGTAATACATGCTGTTAATTCCGTAATAGGATTACCTGATATAACAACCTTTGCAACTGCAGATCCTAACTTTGAAATCTTAGTTGCGGCACTTACCCGTGAAGAAAGTTTTGATTTCGTATCCACTTTGCAAATGCAGGATGCTCCTGCACCTTTTACCGTATTTGCACCTACTAATGAGGCTTTTGTAGATCTTCTGGAGGAACTGGAGGTAGGAAGCCTGGATGATATTCCTACCAATGTTCTTGCTTCTGCATTAAGTTATCACGTAGTTACTGGTGCAAACGTGAGAAGTGCCAATATAATGGACGGAATGGAAGTTACCACATTTGAATCTGGAATGTTTACAATTAATACAGGAGACCCAGTTACCATTACCGATGAAAATGATCGAATGGCTAATATTGTAGCGGTAGATGTACAGGCTACCAACGGTGTTATACACGTTATTGATACCGTACTCCTTCCAGCTATGGAATAA
- the bshB1 gene encoding bacillithiol biosynthesis deacetylase BshB1 — protein sequence MKLDILAIGAHPDDVELSCSGTLAKEVDRGKKIGILDLTRGEMGTRGTAETRKEEAAAAAEILRLSVRENLGFRDAFFVNDEAHQIEIIKMLRKYRPEIVLCNAVEDRHIDHGRSAKLVSDACFLSGLRRIETSINGEEQEAWRPKHVYHYIQWQNIEPDIVIDISGYMDVKLAAVKAYKTQFWNENSKEPATPISSDNFLDSITYRARDLGRLIGTDHAEGFTVERYAAVDSIFDLI from the coding sequence ATGAAGTTAGATATTCTGGCAATTGGTGCTCACCCCGATGATGTTGAATTAAGTTGTTCAGGGACTTTGGCAAAGGAAGTAGACCGTGGTAAGAAAATTGGCATTTTGGATCTTACGCGGGGAGAAATGGGTACAAGAGGTACAGCCGAAACAAGAAAAGAAGAAGCTGCCGCAGCCGCAGAAATATTGAGACTGAGTGTAAGAGAAAATCTGGGCTTCCGGGATGCTTTTTTCGTTAATGACGAGGCTCACCAAATAGAAATTATCAAAATGCTGCGTAAATATAGGCCGGAGATCGTTTTATGTAATGCAGTTGAAGATAGGCATATAGATCATGGTAGAAGTGCAAAACTGGTAAGTGATGCCTGTTTTTTAAGCGGACTAAGAAGGATTGAAACTTCGATTAACGGAGAGGAACAGGAGGCCTGGAGGCCAAAACATGTTTATCACTATATACAGTGGCAAAATATTGAACCTGATATAGTTATTGATATTTCAGGATATATGGATGTTAAACTTGCTGCTGTTAAAGCCTACAAAACTCAATTTTGGAATGAGAACAGCAAAGAACCCGCCACTCCCATTTCAAGTGATAATTTTTTAGATAGTATAACTTATAGAGCAAGGGATTTAGGAAGATTAATAGGAACAGATCACGCTGAGGGCTTTACCGTAGAGCGTTATGCTGCAGTCGATTCCATATTTGACCTAATTTAA
- a CDS encoding DUF3820 family protein: MEVKPDYKALIELAYARMYFGKYKDYYLSEIPEYYLIWFQQKGFPEGKLGDQLRQVTDLKVNGMEHILRTIRSKYPKNQ, encoded by the coding sequence ATGGAAGTAAAACCTGATTATAAAGCTCTCATAGAATTGGCCTATGCCAGGATGTATTTTGGGAAATACAAGGATTATTATTTATCTGAAATTCCTGAATATTATCTCATTTGGTTTCAGCAAAAAGGTTTTCCTGAAGGTAAATTAGGAGATCAGTTAAGACAGGTGACCGATTTAAAGGTAAACGGAATGGAGCATATCCTGCGCACTATACGATCCAAATACCCTAAGAATCAATAA
- a CDS encoding LysM peptidoglycan-binding domain-containing protein, with translation MPKETKYGIARKYGMTVDELEKLNPKVDVLQPGVMIKVATNVIDDQVVITNDDFQFYEVQPKETIFGLTQKFQVDQDSLLALNPGLKDGLKWGMVLKVPTKDPRGKELKDIDVEVVENEAYDKTSLASNLKDFSPKNLVLMLPFNLSKVKNDSISNSREVILNDRVMRVSLDFNSGVLMAVERAKELGISTNLKVYDTQQQPGKVSSIIASNNFSNVDAVIGPLFQATSEEAAAQLADSKVPVISPITNRDLRWLPNLYQARPSDEMLREAMINYIKENSQGKNVIIVADAAHAGVRNLG, from the coding sequence TTGCCAAAAGAAACAAAGTATGGGATTGCCAGAAAATATGGAATGACGGTAGATGAGCTTGAAAAATTAAATCCAAAAGTGGACGTTCTGCAGCCGGGGGTGATGATAAAAGTAGCTACAAATGTTATTGATGACCAGGTGGTTATTACGAATGATGATTTTCAGTTTTACGAAGTGCAGCCAAAAGAGACCATTTTTGGACTGACTCAAAAATTTCAGGTTGATCAGGATTCTCTCCTGGCGTTAAACCCAGGATTAAAGGATGGTCTTAAATGGGGAATGGTACTAAAGGTGCCAACTAAAGATCCCCGGGGAAAAGAACTTAAGGACATAGATGTAGAGGTGGTGGAGAATGAGGCTTATGATAAGACCAGCCTGGCATCTAACCTGAAGGATTTTAGCCCTAAAAACTTAGTATTAATGCTTCCTTTTAACCTGTCTAAAGTTAAAAATGATTCTATTTCAAATTCAAGAGAAGTTATTTTAAATGACCGAGTTATGAGAGTTTCTTTAGACTTTAATAGCGGAGTTTTAATGGCTGTAGAAAGAGCAAAAGAATTGGGGATCTCTACTAACCTGAAGGTTTACGATACTCAACAACAGCCGGGGAAAGTATCTTCAATTATTGCTTCTAATAACTTTTCTAATGTAGATGCTGTTATAGGACCTTTATTCCAGGCAACATCTGAAGAAGCCGCAGCTCAACTTGCCGATTCTAAAGTTCCTGTAATTTCTCCTATAACCAACAGGGATTTGCGCTGGTTACCAAATCTCTACCAGGCGAGGCCAAGTGACGAGATGTTAAGGGAAGCAATGATAAATTATATCAAAGAAAACTCTCAGGGAAAAAATGTTATTATAGTGGCAGATGCTGCCCATGCAGGAGTGCGTAACCTAGGTTAA
- the mnmA gene encoding tRNA 2-thiouridine(34) synthase MnmA: MKKVVVGLSGGVDSSVAAYLLQQQGYEVIGLFMKNWHDDSVTISKECPWLEDSNDAMIVAEKLGIPFQTVDLSEQYKERIVDYMFREYERGRTPNPDVLCNREIKFDVFMKIALSLGADFVATYHYCRKEEISEKGKTYYRLLSGKDPNKDQSYFLCQLTQEQLSKTLFPVGELLKPEVRRIASEQGLVTADKKDSQGLCFIGKVRLPEFLQQKLQPKKGVIVEIGADKELYATPAPEHTSKQEELNHLSQKYRYAASDGKVVGEHQGAHYFTKGQRKGLAVGGTPEPLFVIETDVDSNIIYTGQGKDHPGLYRKALFINPEEVHWVRPDLKIGFDEELKVKARIRYRQPLQDATLYPTENGMYIVFQEAQASITEGQFVAWYLDDELIGSGVIS, from the coding sequence ATGAAAAAAGTAGTAGTAGGTTTATCAGGTGGCGTAGATTCCAGTGTTGCAGCTTATTTATTGCAGCAACAGGGATATGAGGTAATAGGTCTTTTTATGAAGAACTGGCACGATGACTCCGTCACAATATCCAAGGAATGTCCATGGCTGGAAGACAGCAATGACGCAATGATAGTTGCAGAAAAACTCGGTATACCTTTTCAAACTGTAGATCTTAGTGAACAGTATAAGGAACGAATAGTAGATTATATGTTCCGGGAGTATGAAAGAGGCCGTACTCCTAATCCCGATGTTCTTTGTAACAGAGAGATCAAATTTGATGTTTTCATGAAAATTGCACTTTCGCTGGGTGCCGATTTTGTGGCTACTTACCACTACTGCCGCAAGGAAGAAATTTCTGAAAAAGGAAAGACTTACTACAGGCTGCTTTCAGGAAAAGATCCTAATAAAGATCAATCTTACTTCCTTTGTCAGCTAACCCAGGAGCAACTTTCAAAAACCTTGTTTCCTGTTGGAGAACTTCTAAAACCTGAAGTTCGCAGAATTGCTTCAGAACAGGGATTGGTGACCGCAGACAAAAAAGACTCTCAGGGCTTATGTTTTATTGGAAAAGTACGTTTACCGGAATTTCTTCAGCAAAAACTTCAGCCTAAAAAAGGAGTTATAGTAGAAATTGGTGCTGATAAAGAGTTGTATGCAACTCCTGCCCCGGAACATACCTCTAAACAAGAGGAATTAAATCATCTTTCTCAAAAATACAGATATGCTGCTTCTGATGGGAAAGTTGTTGGAGAACATCAGGGAGCTCATTATTTCACCAAGGGCCAAAGAAAAGGCCTTGCTGTAGGTGGAACTCCGGAGCCCCTTTTCGTAATAGAGACAGATGTCGATTCCAATATTATTTATACCGGACAGGGAAAAGATCATCCTGGACTATATAGGAAAGCGCTGTTTATAAATCCTGAAGAAGTTCATTGGGTAAGACCCGACCTAAAAATCGGTTTTGATGAGGAACTAAAAGTAAAAGCCAGGATACGATACCGCCAACCCTTACAGGATGCTACTCTTTACCCTACAGAAAATGGAATGTATATAGTTTTTCAAGAGGCCCAGGCATCAATTACTGAGGGTCAATTTGTGGCATGGTATCTTGATGATGAACTAATCGGCTCGGGAGTCATCTCATAA
- a CDS encoding LysM peptidoglycan-binding domain-containing protein, translating to MKHLIAICLFFQVFSLTAFAQAYKYHTVAPEENVYRIAQQYNITVESIYKYNPDARNGVNVGSKLVIPLQNEAVEKPDAPVTFKAHKVEKKETLFSLSQRYNVSIDDIKRFNKQLYSKELQQGETINIPVLPTVDTPVTKAVAQPPKHLFKLPRPGNILFCQKKQSMGLPENME from the coding sequence ATGAAGCATTTAATTGCGATTTGCCTGTTTTTTCAGGTTTTTTCCCTTACCGCCTTCGCACAGGCGTACAAATATCATACAGTAGCTCCTGAAGAAAATGTTTACAGGATTGCTCAACAATATAATATAACTGTAGAATCAATTTACAAATACAATCCTGATGCCCGCAATGGGGTTAACGTGGGGAGTAAACTGGTCATACCCTTACAAAATGAAGCGGTAGAAAAACCGGATGCTCCTGTTACCTTTAAAGCACATAAGGTCGAAAAAAAGGAAACCCTGTTTTCTCTTTCTCAGCGATATAATGTTAGTATTGATGATATAAAAAGGTTCAATAAGCAACTATATTCAAAAGAACTGCAGCAGGGAGAGACTATAAATATTCCTGTTTTGCCAACTGTTGATACCCCTGTTACCAAAGCTGTTGCACAACCACCTAAGCACCTGTTCAAATTACCAAGACCAGGGAACATATTATTTTGCCAAAAGAAACAAAGTATGGGATTGCCAGAAAATATGGAATGA
- a CDS encoding lipocalin family protein — MKKFLVLFLSLAVFAACSEDDDDTDATGPDPILGTWVLVNVTPPLIDVTACEQESTITFKPDNTGTGSFYLEANECAVTESAGSWTNNGNSSYQITVPVLGNITGTANFDGDEFIFTSNMGVLTFEQQ, encoded by the coding sequence ATGAAAAAATTTCTCGTTTTATTTTTAAGCCTCGCAGTTTTCGCTGCCTGTAGTGAAGATGATGATGACACAGATGCAACAGGACCAGATCCTATTTTAGGTACCTGGGTATTAGTTAATGTCACTCCTCCCCTTATTGATGTTACCGCTTGTGAACAGGAATCTACCATCACTTTTAAGCCTGATAACACCGGGACAGGTTCTTTTTATTTGGAAGCAAATGAATGCGCAGTGACAGAATCTGCCGGAAGTTGGACAAATAATGGAAACTCGTCTTACCAGATAACTGTTCCTGTACTTGGTAATATAACTGGTACAGCAAATTTTGATGGAGATGAGTTTATTTTTACTTCAAACATGGGAGTGTTAACTTTTGAGCAACAATAG